A single genomic interval of Streptomyces graminofaciens harbors:
- a CDS encoding acetyl-CoA C-acetyltransferase, with protein MSTEAYVYDAIRTPRGRGKANGALHGTKPIDLVVGLIHEVRRRFPGLDPTAIDDIVLGVVGPVGDQGSDIARTAAIAAGLPDTVAGVQENRFCASGLEAVNLAAAKVRSGWEDLVLAGGVESMSRVPMASDGGAWFNDPMTNLAVNFVPQGIGADLIATIEGFSRRDVDEYAALSQERAAAAWKDGRFDRSVVPVKDRAGLVILDHDEHLRPGTTAESLASLKPSFADIGDLGGFDAVALQEYHWVEEIDHVHHAGNSSGIVDGASLVAIGSKEVGERYGLRPRARIVSAAVSGSEPTIMLTGPAPATRKALAKAGLTIDDIDLVEINEAFAAVVLRFVKDMGLSLDKVNVNGGAIALGHPLGATGAMILGTLVDELERQDKRYGLATLCVGGGMGVATIVERV; from the coding sequence GTGAGCACCGAAGCGTATGTGTACGACGCGATCCGCACCCCGCGCGGCCGCGGCAAGGCGAACGGCGCCCTGCACGGCACCAAGCCCATCGACCTGGTGGTCGGGCTGATCCACGAGGTCCGGCGCCGCTTCCCCGGCCTCGACCCGACCGCGATCGACGACATCGTGCTCGGCGTGGTGGGCCCGGTCGGCGACCAGGGCTCCGACATCGCCCGGACCGCCGCGATCGCCGCCGGACTGCCGGACACGGTGGCCGGCGTCCAGGAGAACCGCTTCTGTGCCTCGGGCCTGGAGGCGGTCAACCTGGCCGCCGCCAAGGTCCGTTCGGGGTGGGAGGACCTGGTGCTCGCGGGCGGCGTCGAGTCGATGTCCCGGGTGCCGATGGCCTCCGACGGGGGAGCGTGGTTCAACGACCCGATGACCAACCTGGCCGTCAACTTCGTACCGCAGGGCATCGGTGCGGACCTCATCGCCACGATCGAGGGTTTCTCACGGCGTGACGTGGACGAGTACGCGGCGCTCTCGCAGGAGCGGGCCGCCGCCGCCTGGAAGGACGGCCGCTTCGACCGGTCCGTCGTCCCGGTGAAGGACCGCGCCGGTCTCGTGATCCTGGACCACGACGAGCACCTGCGGCCGGGCACCACCGCCGAGTCGCTCGCCTCGCTGAAGCCGTCCTTCGCGGACATCGGCGACCTGGGCGGCTTCGACGCCGTGGCGCTGCAGGAGTACCACTGGGTCGAGGAGATCGACCACGTCCACCACGCGGGCAACTCCTCCGGCATCGTCGACGGCGCCTCACTGGTGGCCATCGGCTCCAAGGAGGTCGGCGAGCGGTACGGGCTGCGGCCGCGCGCGCGGATCGTCTCCGCCGCCGTCTCCGGCTCCGAGCCCACCATCATGCTCACCGGCCCCGCCCCCGCCACCCGCAAGGCCCTCGCCAAGGCCGGGCTGACCATCGACGACATCGACCTCGTCGAGATCAACGAGGCCTTCGCGGCCGTCGTCCTGCGCTTCGTGAAGGACATGGGCCTCTCGCTGGACAAGGTCAACGTCAACGGCGGCGCGATCGCCCTCGGCCACCCGCTCGGCGCGACCGGCGCGATGATCCTCGGCACGCTCGTCGACGAACTGGAGCGCCAGGACAAGCGGTACGGCCTCGCCACGCTCTGTGTGGGCGGCGGCATGGGCGTCGCGACGATCGTCGAGCGTGTCTGA
- a CDS encoding MmcQ/YjbR family DNA-binding protein produces MAVPKNALKKWEKVREFALGLPGAAEEFPWGESVAKVNKKVFVFLGVDDGSYPLGVTVKLKDEETHAHALTCPGAEPAGYGLGKAGWVRVPLAEKGAPHADLLCDWVEESYRVIAPKRLIADLEAR; encoded by the coding sequence GTGGCCGTGCCGAAGAACGCCCTGAAAAAGTGGGAGAAGGTACGCGAGTTCGCCCTCGGGCTGCCCGGGGCGGCCGAGGAATTCCCGTGGGGCGAGAGCGTCGCGAAGGTCAACAAGAAGGTGTTCGTGTTCCTCGGCGTCGACGACGGCAGCTACCCGCTGGGCGTCACCGTCAAGCTCAAGGACGAGGAGACCCACGCGCACGCGCTGACCTGCCCGGGTGCCGAACCCGCCGGGTACGGCCTCGGCAAGGCCGGCTGGGTGCGCGTCCCCCTGGCGGAGAAGGGCGCCCCGCACGCGGACCTGCTGTGCGACTGGGTCGAGGAGAGCTACCGCGTGATCGCCCCGAAGCGGCTCATAGCCGACCTGGAGGCGCGCTGA
- a CDS encoding CaiB/BaiF CoA transferase family protein, whose amino-acid sequence MAEAKTPGHGPLTGVRVVELAGIGPGPFAAMLLGDLGADVVRVDRPGGQRLAIDPRYDVTNRNKRSLIADLKSDAGRNTVLDLVERADILIEGYRPGVAERLGVGPEPCHARNPGLVYGRMTGWGQEGPLAHRAGHDIGYIALTGTLGMIGAPDTPPPAPANLLGDYAGGSLYLVVGVLAALHHARATGTGQVVDAAIVDGTAHLSAMIHGMLAAGGWHDRRAANLLDGGCPYYGTYETADGKHMAVGALEPQFYDEFTRLLGLTDFADARKDWTRWGDLREAVAARFRTRTRDEWTAVFEGTDACVAPVLSLREAPDHPHLAARGTFTVVGGVTQPAPAPRFSVTPTAVRGGPAQPGADTAVVARDWGISGLRHD is encoded by the coding sequence ATGGCGGAGGCGAAGACGCCCGGGCACGGCCCGCTCACCGGTGTGCGCGTGGTCGAGCTCGCGGGCATCGGCCCGGGGCCGTTCGCGGCCATGCTCCTCGGTGACCTCGGCGCCGATGTCGTCCGCGTGGACCGGCCCGGCGGACAGAGGCTCGCCATCGACCCCCGGTACGACGTCACCAACCGCAACAAGAGGTCGCTGATCGCCGACCTGAAGTCCGACGCCGGCCGCAACACCGTCCTCGACCTGGTCGAACGCGCCGACATCCTCATCGAGGGCTACCGCCCGGGCGTCGCCGAACGCCTCGGGGTCGGCCCCGAGCCCTGCCACGCCCGCAACCCCGGGCTGGTCTACGGCCGTATGACCGGCTGGGGCCAGGAGGGCCCGCTCGCCCACCGCGCCGGGCACGACATCGGGTACATCGCACTGACCGGCACCCTCGGCATGATCGGCGCCCCGGACACCCCGCCCCCCGCCCCCGCCAACCTCCTCGGCGACTACGCGGGCGGCTCGCTCTACCTGGTCGTCGGCGTCCTCGCCGCGCTGCACCACGCGCGCGCGACGGGCACCGGCCAGGTCGTGGACGCGGCCATCGTCGACGGCACCGCCCATCTGTCGGCGATGATCCACGGCATGCTCGCCGCCGGCGGCTGGCACGACCGCCGCGCCGCCAACCTCCTCGACGGCGGCTGTCCCTACTACGGCACCTATGAGACCGCCGACGGCAAGCACATGGCGGTCGGCGCCCTGGAGCCGCAGTTCTACGACGAGTTCACACGCCTCCTGGGGCTCACGGACTTCGCCGACGCCCGCAAGGACTGGACGCGATGGGGCGACCTGCGCGAGGCGGTCGCGGCCCGCTTCCGGACCCGTACGAGGGACGAGTGGACGGCCGTCTTCGAGGGCACCGACGCCTGCGTCGCGCCCGTACTGTCGCTGCGCGAGGCCCCGGACCACCCGCATCTCGCCGCCCGCGGCACCTTCACCGTCGTCGGCGGCGTCACCCAGCCGGCCCCCGCGCCCCGTTTCTCCGTCACCCCCACCGCGGTCCGCGGCGGCCCCGCGCAGCCGGGCGCCGACACGGCGGTGGTGGCGCGCGACTGGGGCATATCCGGCCTCCGGCACGACTGA